The following proteins are co-located in the Lentibacillus sp. JNUCC-1 genome:
- a CDS encoding SGNH/GDSL hydrolase family protein produces MKRKYILAILLGIFLLGAGGTVYWFANSETAVPVSLSSANDEDQSEHKQADQTSKKEHDENKDEETQEDEPEKTDMDSLTEQLTTILSKSMKKAVELFSNQDTHVTAIGDSLTQGVGDQYDSGGYVGILERTVNTNSDTTVTFDNYGKRGNRSDQLLKRLEKEEIQDSIKDADVVLITIGANDVMQVVKQNITNLTFEPFTAERERYKERLESIFDKVTELNSDADIYLIGFYNPFQQYFQNVEELDEIINEWNRTSRTVANGRDKATFIPIDDLFSNTEEELFAEDHFHPNYSGYRLMAERVLEYTGQEE; encoded by the coding sequence ATGAAACGAAAATATATATTGGCTATCTTACTCGGAATTTTTCTTTTGGGTGCCGGGGGTACAGTGTATTGGTTTGCAAACAGTGAAACAGCCGTGCCTGTCTCACTCAGCTCTGCCAATGACGAAGATCAGTCTGAACACAAACAAGCCGATCAGACCTCCAAAAAAGAACATGACGAGAATAAAGATGAGGAAACACAAGAGGATGAACCTGAAAAGACAGATATGGATTCTTTGACAGAGCAGCTGACGACCATTCTGTCAAAATCCATGAAAAAAGCGGTTGAATTGTTCTCCAACCAGGACACACATGTTACCGCTATTGGGGATTCCCTTACACAAGGTGTCGGTGACCAGTATGACAGCGGGGGCTACGTCGGCATACTTGAGCGCACCGTCAACACCAACAGCGACACGACTGTTACATTTGATAACTATGGCAAACGCGGCAACAGATCTGATCAACTGTTGAAACGGCTGGAAAAAGAAGAGATTCAAGATTCGATCAAAGATGCTGATGTGGTCCTTATCACAATAGGCGCTAACGACGTGATGCAGGTTGTGAAACAGAACATCACCAATCTAACATTCGAACCGTTCACCGCAGAGCGTGAGCGTTACAAAGAGCGGCTCGAATCCATTTTTGATAAAGTAACAGAGCTTAACAGTGATGCCGATATATACCTTATTGGTTTTTACAATCCATTCCAGCAATACTTTCAAAATGTAGAAGAACTCGATGAGATTATTAACGAATGGAATAGAACAAGCCGGACAGTGGCCAACGGAAGAGACAAAGCCACGTTCATTCCCATTGATGATTTATTCAGCAATACTGAGGAAGAACTGTTTGCAGAAGATCACTTCCACCCGAATTACAGCGGCTATAGGCTTATGGCCGAGCGTGTTCTTGAATATACTGGGCAAGAGGAGTGA
- a CDS encoding YpmS family protein, translating to MTEKRSQHKKNKWKILFLSLLVANGVLVVGLLILLFWPVSETDRPDAKPQPKDESSEFIVRTTKQNVDDLANAYLEELLKGTNHQYSLSLNEDVELNGELPVFTTTVPLSMHFDPEVQKNGDVVLKQKSISVGLLQLPNQKIMEYMGKYLPMPEWVTVDAKKEEIYVAVTEMDIKSNFHVSVEQLDLESDNLAFKIRVPYKTMGIE from the coding sequence GTGACAGAGAAACGTTCCCAACATAAGAAAAACAAATGGAAAATCCTTTTCTTATCGCTTTTAGTTGCAAATGGTGTGCTGGTGGTCGGCCTGTTAATCCTTTTGTTCTGGCCTGTTTCTGAAACAGACAGACCCGATGCCAAGCCACAGCCTAAAGACGAAAGCTCAGAATTTATCGTTCGGACAACAAAGCAAAATGTCGACGATCTGGCTAATGCGTATCTTGAAGAATTGCTTAAAGGAACCAATCATCAGTATAGCCTTTCCTTGAATGAAGATGTGGAGCTGAACGGGGAGTTGCCTGTTTTCACAACGACTGTTCCGCTTTCGATGCATTTCGACCCGGAAGTCCAGAAAAACGGAGATGTCGTGTTGAAACAAAAGTCCATATCAGTCGGGCTGCTCCAGCTGCCGAATCAGAAGATCATGGAATATATGGGTAAATACTTGCCGATGCCTGAATGGGTTACAGTTGATGCAAAAAAAGAAGAGATTTACGTCGCTGTTACCGAGATGGACATTAAAAGTAATTTCCATGTGTCTGTTGAACAACTCGACCTCGAATCAGACAACCTAGCCTTTAAAATCCGCGTCCCTTACAAAACAATGGGCATTGAGTGA
- a CDS encoding helix-turn-helix transcriptional regulator: MERGNNYRLMKLRDMLFEETDEEHELGIEELISKLQNAGVTGKFDKRTIKRDLEILDEADFEVIVNKRKFGKHFYSHQSRLFETYQLRLIIDAILSARFITKNEKENLIQKMKQLTSKHIGKTFPEPVLFNQSTNMDYEQVKFNIDYVHRAISEQKVLTYQYGKYDVDKAFRFHRDGAVYHVEPYALIWEKDYYYLIGHYQPNAEIRHYRLDRIRNITITDEHFVKEDFELQAYVDQTFQMFAGENSRIKIRFDNDLINVVLDHFGHEADIKRDGDDHFVLSTKAKLSDGLINWILTWGNKARVLSPAHLVEDVKEKINLMQALYEVD; the protein is encoded by the coding sequence ATGGAACGCGGCAATAATTATCGATTAATGAAGTTGCGGGATATGCTGTTTGAAGAAACGGACGAAGAACATGAATTAGGGATTGAAGAACTCATTTCTAAACTCCAAAATGCCGGGGTTACAGGGAAATTTGACAAACGAACGATCAAACGTGACCTTGAAATTCTTGACGAAGCTGATTTTGAAGTGATTGTGAATAAGAGAAAGTTTGGCAAGCATTTCTACAGTCATCAGTCACGACTGTTTGAAACTTATCAGCTGCGTCTGATTATTGACGCCATCCTGTCAGCACGTTTTATCACGAAAAATGAAAAAGAAAATCTGATTCAAAAGATGAAGCAGCTTACGAGCAAACATATTGGGAAGACCTTCCCTGAACCTGTTCTGTTTAATCAATCGACGAATATGGATTATGAACAGGTGAAGTTCAATATTGATTATGTACATAGAGCGATTTCCGAACAGAAAGTGCTGACGTATCAATATGGGAAGTATGATGTAGACAAAGCATTTCGTTTCCATCGGGACGGAGCTGTGTATCATGTTGAACCCTATGCGCTTATATGGGAAAAGGATTATTATTATTTGATCGGGCACTATCAGCCGAATGCCGAAATACGGCACTACAGGCTCGATCGTATCCGCAATATCACCATTACGGATGAACATTTTGTGAAAGAAGACTTTGAACTGCAAGCGTATGTGGATCAGACGTTTCAAATGTTTGCCGGTGAAAACAGCCGCATTAAAATTCGTTTCGATAATGATTTAATCAACGTTGTTCTGGACCATTTTGGACATGAAGCTGATATTAAAAGAGATGGGGACGACCATTTTGTCCTGTCTACAAAAGCAAAACTTTCTGACGGCCTCATCAACTGGATTCTGACCTGGGGCAATAAAGCCCGCGTTCTCTCCCCAGCCCACCTTGTAGAAGACGTGAAGGAGAAAATCAACCTCATGCAGGCATTGTATGAAGTGGATTAA
- a CDS encoding ABC-F family ATP-binding cassette domain-containing protein: MINVTNVGLRYGDKKLFEDVNLKFTPGNCYGVIGANGAGKSTFLKILSGEIEPQSGHVSLGRDQRLAVLKQDHFAYEDYQVLDTVLMGHEKLYSVKQEKDAIYMKADFSEEDGMRAAELEGEFAEMNGWEAESDAAVLLKGLGIDESLHQLQMSELNADQKVKVLLAQALFGNPDVLLMDEPTNGLDIQAIQWLEDFLINFENTVIVVSHDRYFLNKVCTHIADVDYGKIEIYVGNYDFWYESSQLAKKMAQEENKKKEEKVKELQAFIARFSANASKSRQATSRKKLLDSITLDDIKPSSRRYPYIAFTPEREIGNDLLQVQGLSKTINGKKVLNNVSFTMNKDDKIALIGKDDIANTTLLKILMGEMEPDEGTYKWGVTTSQSYFPKDNSAYFENSDLTLVDWLRQFSPEDETETFLRGFLGRMLFSGEEALKKANVLSGGEKVRCMLSKMMLSNANVLLLDEPTNHLDLESITALNNGLIKFKGSIIFTTQDHEFINTVANRLIEITPGGIFDKEISYEEYVQDKEIQDRVEAMYAV, translated from the coding sequence ATGATAAATGTAACCAACGTTGGTTTAAGATATGGTGATAAAAAACTGTTTGAAGATGTCAATTTGAAGTTTACCCCTGGCAATTGTTATGGGGTTATTGGTGCAAATGGTGCAGGTAAGTCCACTTTTTTAAAAATCCTCTCAGGTGAAATCGAACCTCAATCCGGCCATGTATCACTCGGACGGGATCAGCGACTGGCCGTTCTGAAACAGGACCACTTTGCTTATGAAGACTATCAGGTGCTTGACACCGTCCTGATGGGACACGAAAAACTTTACAGCGTGAAACAGGAAAAAGACGCTATTTATATGAAAGCCGATTTTTCCGAAGAAGATGGCATGCGCGCGGCTGAACTCGAAGGTGAATTCGCTGAAATGAATGGCTGGGAAGCCGAATCTGATGCAGCTGTTTTATTAAAAGGGCTCGGCATCGATGAATCTTTACACCAGCTGCAAATGTCCGAACTGAACGCCGATCAAAAAGTCAAAGTCCTCCTTGCCCAAGCTCTCTTTGGCAACCCTGATGTTCTCTTGATGGATGAGCCGACAAACGGGCTCGATATCCAGGCAATACAGTGGCTTGAGGATTTCTTGATCAACTTTGAAAATACCGTAATCGTCGTTTCACACGACCGCTACTTTTTAAATAAGGTATGCACACACATTGCAGATGTTGACTACGGCAAGATCGAGATCTATGTCGGCAACTATGACTTCTGGTATGAATCCAGCCAGCTCGCCAAGAAAATGGCACAAGAAGAGAACAAGAAAAAGGAAGAAAAGGTTAAGGAATTACAGGCGTTCATCGCCCGTTTCAGTGCCAATGCTTCCAAATCACGACAGGCGACATCCAGAAAGAAACTGCTCGACAGCATCACCCTTGACGATATTAAACCGTCCTCACGCCGTTATCCGTACATTGCCTTTACACCTGAACGTGAGATAGGGAATGACCTCTTACAGGTACAGGGTCTGTCAAAGACCATTAACGGTAAAAAAGTGCTGAATAATGTCAGTTTCACAATGAATAAAGATGATAAAATCGCGCTGATCGGAAAAGACGACATCGCTAATACAACACTGCTGAAAATATTAATGGGTGAAATGGAACCAGATGAAGGGACTTATAAATGGGGCGTGACCACGTCACAATCCTATTTCCCTAAAGACAATTCAGCTTACTTTGAAAATAGTGATCTGACACTTGTTGACTGGCTGCGTCAATTTTCACCTGAAGACGAAACAGAAACATTTCTCCGTGGTTTCCTCGGACGGATGCTTTTCTCTGGTGAAGAGGCCCTGAAGAAAGCAAACGTGTTATCCGGTGGAGAGAAAGTGCGTTGTATGCTGTCTAAAATGATGCTCTCAAACGCAAACGTGCTATTACTCGATGAGCCAACCAACCACTTAGATTTGGAGTCAATCACCGCTCTCAACAACGGCTTAATCAAATTCAAAGGGTCTATCATTTTCACAACTCAAGACCATGAATTTATCAATACCGTTGCCAACCGACTGATTGAAATCACGCCGGGTGGGATCTTTGATAAAGAAATCTCTTATGAAGAATACGTTCAGGACAAAGAGATTCAAGACCGTGTCGAAGCTATGTATGCCGTCTAA
- a CDS encoding NAD-dependent epimerase/dehydratase family protein encodes MKKILVTGAMGQIGSELVDQLRHTYGASNVIATDIKSGGQSTEGPYETLDVTDGERFHEFAKKYQVDTIMHLAALLSAKAENNPKFAWDLNMGGLVNALEVARDLNTQFFTPSSIGSFGPSTPKDQTPQDTLQRPTTMYGVNKVAGELLCDYYYHRFGLDTRGVRFPGLISYVTLPGGGTTDYAVDIYYEAVKQQSYTSFIAEGTYMDMMYMPDALNAIIKLMETDPAKLKHRNAFNITAMSAAPEDFEKAIQAHIPEFKLYYDVDPARQRIAESWPNGIDPTAAKEEWGFKAEYDLAAMTKDMLEKVRNK; translated from the coding sequence ATGAAGAAGATACTTGTAACCGGCGCCATGGGGCAGATTGGATCTGAGCTTGTTGATCAGCTGCGCCACACTTATGGTGCGTCAAATGTTATTGCAACAGATATTAAATCAGGCGGCCAATCAACTGAAGGCCCATATGAAACACTGGACGTTACTGACGGCGAGCGCTTCCATGAATTTGCAAAAAAATATCAAGTCGACACGATTATGCATCTGGCAGCACTTCTGTCCGCTAAAGCAGAAAACAATCCTAAATTTGCTTGGGACCTTAATATGGGTGGGCTTGTAAACGCGCTTGAAGTAGCGCGTGATTTAAATACACAATTTTTCACGCCAAGTTCAATTGGCTCATTTGGACCATCCACACCTAAAGATCAGACACCACAGGACACGTTGCAGCGGCCTACAACGATGTATGGTGTGAATAAAGTAGCTGGTGAGCTGCTTTGCGACTATTATTATCATCGTTTCGGACTGGATACGCGAGGTGTGCGCTTCCCAGGTTTGATTTCATATGTGACACTACCGGGTGGCGGGACGACTGATTATGCCGTTGACATTTATTATGAAGCGGTTAAACAGCAATCCTACACCTCGTTTATTGCAGAAGGTACATATATGGATATGATGTACATGCCAGATGCTTTAAATGCAATCATTAAGCTAATGGAAACTGATCCCGCTAAGCTTAAACATAGAAATGCCTTTAACATTACAGCTATGTCTGCGGCACCTGAGGATTTTGAGAAAGCAATTCAGGCACATATTCCGGAGTTTAAACTGTATTATGATGTCGATCCGGCCCGCCAGCGTATTGCTGAAAGCTGGCCAAATGGTATCGATCCGACAGCCGCCAAAGAAGAGTGGGGCTTTAAAGCCGAATACGACCTCGCTGCCATGACCAAAGACATGCTGGAAAAAGTTCGTAATAAATAA
- a CDS encoding glycine C-acetyltransferase, with amino-acid sequence MTSHILQTFLDENIKDLKERGLYNEIDPIKGANGPEISIEGKKLINLSSNNYLGLATDDRLKKVAREAVDSHGVGAGAVRTINGTMDLHLELEKKLAEFKGTEAVISFQSGFNCNMAAISAVMDKNDAILSDALNHASIIDGCRLSKAKIIPFNHSDMDDLRQKAKEAVESGQYNKIMVITDGVFSMDGDIAKLPEIVEVAEEFDLITYVDDAHGSGVLGKGAGTVKHFGLQDKIDFQMGTLSKAIGVIGGYVAGKQNLIDWLKVRSRPFLFSTAVTPADAVAATKAVEILMESTELHDKLWENGRYLKDGLKELGFDIGESETPITPCIIGDENDTQTFSRRLYEEGVYAKSIVFPTVPRGTGRVRNMPTAAHTKEMLDQAIKIYEKVGKEMNII; translated from the coding sequence ATGACGAGTCATATTTTGCAAACGTTTTTGGACGAGAACATAAAAGATTTGAAGGAACGCGGTCTCTACAATGAAATAGATCCGATAAAAGGCGCCAATGGTCCGGAAATATCAATCGAAGGAAAGAAATTAATCAACCTTTCTTCAAACAACTATTTGGGGCTGGCTACTGATGATCGACTTAAAAAAGTGGCTCGTGAAGCTGTTGATTCCCATGGAGTCGGTGCAGGAGCCGTCCGTACCATTAATGGAACAATGGATCTTCACTTGGAGTTAGAAAAGAAACTTGCGGAATTCAAAGGTACAGAAGCGGTCATTTCATTTCAATCTGGTTTTAATTGTAATATGGCAGCTATTTCCGCTGTAATGGACAAGAACGATGCTATACTGTCAGACGCTTTAAACCATGCTTCCATCATTGACGGGTGCCGCTTGTCAAAAGCAAAAATCATTCCTTTTAACCATTCTGACATGGATGATCTGAGACAAAAGGCGAAAGAGGCTGTGGAATCAGGTCAGTATAATAAGATCATGGTCATAACAGATGGTGTGTTCTCCATGGATGGTGACATTGCCAAGCTGCCAGAAATTGTTGAGGTCGCTGAAGAATTTGATTTAATTACGTATGTCGATGATGCACATGGTTCAGGTGTGCTTGGTAAAGGCGCTGGGACAGTTAAACACTTTGGCCTGCAGGATAAAATTGATTTCCAAATGGGCACACTTTCAAAAGCAATCGGCGTTATTGGCGGTTACGTTGCGGGTAAACAAAATCTGATCGACTGGTTGAAAGTCCGCTCCAGACCGTTCTTGTTCTCAACAGCTGTCACTCCAGCAGACGCTGTCGCTGCCACTAAGGCCGTTGAGATATTGATGGAAAGCACAGAACTGCATGACAAACTTTGGGAAAATGGGCGCTATCTTAAAGACGGCCTGAAGGAACTTGGATTCGACATCGGTGAAAGTGAAACACCAATCACACCATGCATCATCGGTGATGAAAACGACACCCAAACATTCAGCCGCCGCCTATACGAAGAAGGCGTCTATGCCAAGTCAATCGTATTCCCAACCGTTCCACGCGGCACAGGACGCGTACGCAACATGCCAACCGCCGCCCACACAAAAGAAATGCTCGACCAAGCCATTAAAATATACGAAAAAGTCGGCAAAGAAATGAACATTATCTAA
- a CDS encoding RNA-guided endonuclease InsQ/TnpB family protein, protein MPTISLKVELLKPTIEKQNVYQTMTQTNTDFANWLLTYDDLNKATSKVFKLFSSNKQLPSAVVNQTIRDVKSQKRHQKAKKYKRLWCAFNNQNAKIEYDRLYKISFPTLEKRIGVPLVVRPFQQKWLDKILNGEAKQGTVDLFKKRGRWFVTIAISYDVEKTTNEKVLGIDLGLKNIATCSVGTKSLFFKGNQIAFKRRRFSSRRRKLGKLKKLQAIKKSKDKESLWMREMNHTISRRIIRFARSNGVGLIRMEDLTGIRMAKSKKEAGRNLNNWSFHQLQTFIQYKAEMAGITVEYVVPNYTSQTCKCGNCDKQNRNGLRFKCKKCSYKNHADLNASINIAKALSGISKHKQVI, encoded by the coding sequence GTGCCAACAATTTCTCTGAAAGTAGAATTGCTAAAGCCGACAATAGAAAAACAAAATGTGTATCAAACAATGACACAAACAAACACGGATTTCGCTAATTGGCTTTTAACTTATGACGATCTAAACAAAGCGACATCCAAAGTTTTCAAGCTGTTCTCATCCAACAAACAACTGCCCTCAGCAGTTGTTAATCAAACGATTCGGGACGTGAAAAGTCAAAAGAGACACCAAAAAGCGAAAAAATATAAACGGCTCTGGTGTGCATTCAATAACCAAAACGCCAAAATAGAATATGACAGGCTTTATAAAATCAGCTTTCCGACACTTGAAAAACGTATCGGCGTGCCTTTGGTCGTCCGACCGTTTCAGCAAAAATGGCTCGATAAGATTTTAAACGGTGAAGCCAAACAAGGTACGGTTGACCTTTTTAAAAAGAGAGGCCGCTGGTTTGTGACAATTGCCATTTCCTATGACGTAGAAAAAACGACCAACGAGAAGGTATTGGGTATTGATCTTGGGTTGAAAAACATCGCCACATGCAGCGTCGGCACGAAAAGTTTATTTTTTAAAGGCAATCAAATAGCCTTCAAAAGAAGAAGATTTTCTTCAAGAAGACGCAAGCTGGGCAAGCTGAAAAAACTTCAAGCTATCAAAAAGTCAAAAGATAAAGAGTCGCTTTGGATGAGAGAAATGAATCATACCATATCCCGTCGAATCATACGTTTTGCCAGGTCCAACGGTGTTGGACTGATCAGAATGGAAGATTTGACAGGTATTCGCATGGCTAAATCAAAAAAAGAAGCAGGCAGAAACCTAAACAATTGGAGTTTCCATCAGCTTCAGACATTCATTCAGTATAAAGCAGAAATGGCAGGCATCACGGTTGAATATGTCGTGCCAAATTATACATCGCAAACATGTAAATGCGGAAATTGTGACAAGCAAAACCGCAATGGTTTGAGGTTCAAATGTAAAAAGTGCAGCTATAAAAACCACGCGGATTTAAATGCAAGCATCAATATCGCAAAAGCCCTGTCAGGCATCTCCAAACATAAACAAGTTATATAA
- a CDS encoding 3D domain-containing protein, which produces MRKLVALCATLFIVATGTVTASAQVYEVEKGDSLWKIANENNMSVDRLIEINNLKTTVIQPKQSITLYDSYQVEKGDTLSAISKTFDVTVEDLMEWNDLSSDLILIGQELTIKDGAEAVKKDTASKAKRTEQQSNDDKVAAKQAVNTRKAETVSNSSAKASQPTEQKADGKTISVQATAYTAKCDGCSGVTYTGLDLNQNPNAKVIAVDPSVIPLGTKVYVEGYGYATAADIGGAIKGNRIDIHVPTKKEAYSWGVREVNVTIVE; this is translated from the coding sequence ATGAGGAAGCTAGTAGCGTTATGTGCTACTCTATTCATTGTAGCTACAGGCACAGTGACCGCTTCAGCACAGGTTTACGAAGTTGAAAAAGGAGACAGCCTCTGGAAGATTGCCAACGAGAATAATATGAGTGTCGATAGATTAATTGAGATTAACAATCTCAAAACAACCGTCATACAGCCAAAACAAAGTATCACACTGTATGATTCGTATCAAGTGGAAAAGGGAGACACCCTTTCAGCCATTAGTAAAACTTTTGATGTTACAGTTGAAGACTTAATGGAATGGAATGACTTGTCCTCCGACTTAATTTTGATTGGACAAGAATTAACTATCAAAGATGGTGCTGAAGCAGTCAAAAAAGATACAGCCAGTAAAGCCAAGCGAACCGAACAACAGTCAAACGATGACAAAGTAGCCGCAAAACAAGCGGTTAACACAAGGAAAGCCGAAACGGTTTCAAACTCCAGTGCAAAAGCGAGTCAGCCAACTGAGCAAAAAGCAGACGGTAAAACCATCAGTGTTCAAGCAACAGCCTATACGGCTAAATGCGATGGGTGTTCCGGTGTCACTTACACAGGTCTCGATTTAAATCAAAATCCGAATGCCAAAGTGATTGCAGTGGATCCAAGCGTGATTCCGCTCGGCACAAAAGTATATGTTGAAGGGTATGGCTACGCTACAGCAGCAGATATCGGCGGCGCAATTAAAGGTAACCGTATCGATATCCACGTTCCTACTAAAAAAGAAGCGTATAGCTGGGGCGTCCGCGAAGTTAACGTAACAATCGTTGAATAA
- the opp4C gene encoding oligopeptide ABC transporter permease, giving the protein MEQATIEQPKKKQNTSPWAIARRKYLTNKLAMISSFFLIFVIVISFLAPYITTIDISRVNIGETSLTPSSDHWLGTDKSGRDVYTRLLYGGRVSLTVGLSVTALVIVFGTLIGSIAGYFGGFVDSALMRFTDFVLNFPFLVFVIVLNTLLFGQVSGVWVLIVVISGLSWGGIARIVRSKILAEKENEYILAAESIGTPSSKIITRHLLPNVLSTIIVQATLTFAGMIVAEAGLSYLGFGVPQEVPSWGNMLSSANEPDVLQDKPWIWIPPAMAIVITILSINFIGEGLKDALNPKSDK; this is encoded by the coding sequence ATGGAACAAGCAACTATAGAACAGCCGAAAAAAAAGCAAAACACATCACCATGGGCGATAGCCAGAAGAAAATATTTAACCAACAAACTGGCAATGATCAGTTCTTTCTTCCTGATCTTCGTTATTGTCATATCTTTTCTGGCCCCATATATTACGACAATCGATATATCTCGTGTCAATATTGGTGAAACTTCTCTCACACCTTCCTCTGATCATTGGCTTGGAACCGACAAAAGTGGAAGGGATGTTTATACAAGACTTCTGTATGGCGGAAGGGTATCTTTGACAGTTGGTTTGTCGGTTACAGCCCTCGTTATCGTATTTGGTACATTGATCGGATCGATTGCCGGATATTTTGGCGGCTTTGTTGATAGTGCTTTAATGCGCTTTACCGACTTTGTATTGAATTTCCCATTTCTAGTATTCGTTATTGTCTTAAACACCCTTTTATTTGGACAAGTAAGTGGTGTGTGGGTACTGATAGTCGTTATCAGTGGCCTCAGTTGGGGTGGTATAGCACGTATTGTCCGAAGTAAAATACTGGCTGAAAAAGAAAATGAGTATATTTTGGCGGCTGAGTCAATCGGAACGCCATCATCTAAAATCATTACAAGACATTTATTGCCGAATGTTTTGTCGACAATTATTGTGCAGGCAACATTAACATTTGCCGGCATGATTGTTGCCGAAGCTGGTTTGAGTTATCTTGGCTTTGGTGTCCCGCAAGAAGTTCCAAGCTGGGGCAACATGCTGTCTTCAGCTAATGAACCGGATGTTTTGCAGGACAAGCCTTGGATATGGATTCCACCAGCTATGGCCATTGTTATTACAATATTATCTATTAACTTTATCGGTGAAGGGCTCAAAGATGCATTAAACCCTAAATCAGATAAATAG
- the opp4B gene encoding oligopeptide ABC transporter permease, with amino-acid sequence MLKYTLRRILGMIPMLFLVSIVVFTLAKMMPGDALGGEIDPQNSDPEYIEEMREKLGYNDPIYQQYIDWVGGFVQGDFGKSVKYKMPVLDLLKEKLPNTIFLGIMSLVITYILAFIMGIYAGRKPYTIGDHAIGGLNYLGLAIPSFVAAVFAIYIFSFQLGWFPSNGSVDIMVQNGTLDYWLSRLHHVILPAIVLGALGTATYTQFLRNDIIENSRKDFVRTARAKGTKRTKIYNVHILRNSIIPLVTFLGFDIVSIIGGAVITETIFTYPGIGQLFVNSVNSRDYSVVMAITMMFSVLVLVGNLVADILYGIVDPRIRLD; translated from the coding sequence ATGTTGAAATACACCCTCAGAAGAATACTGGGCATGATTCCAATGTTATTCCTTGTCTCCATCGTGGTATTCACCCTGGCAAAAATGATGCCAGGGGATGCCCTTGGTGGAGAGATTGATCCACAGAACTCTGACCCGGAATACATTGAAGAAATGCGTGAAAAGCTGGGTTATAATGATCCTATTTATCAGCAGTACATAGACTGGGTCGGTGGCTTTGTACAAGGCGATTTTGGAAAGTCCGTCAAATACAAAATGCCAGTACTCGATCTTTTAAAGGAGAAACTGCCTAACACGATATTTCTTGGGATAATGTCTCTTGTCATTACGTATATACTCGCTTTTATCATGGGTATTTATGCCGGACGAAAGCCGTACACGATTGGTGATCATGCTATAGGTGGGTTAAACTATCTTGGCCTTGCGATCCCATCTTTTGTAGCAGCCGTTTTTGCCATTTATATCTTTTCGTTCCAGCTAGGATGGTTCCCGTCCAACGGTTCTGTCGACATAATGGTTCAGAATGGTACGCTCGATTATTGGTTGAGCAGACTACACCATGTTATATTGCCAGCAATTGTACTTGGTGCATTGGGTACAGCAACCTATACTCAGTTCTTAAGAAATGACATCATTGAAAACAGCAGAAAAGACTTTGTCCGGACTGCAAGAGCAAAGGGCACTAAGCGTACGAAAATCTATAACGTTCATATTTTGCGTAATTCCATTATCCCTTTGGTCACATTTCTCGGTTTTGATATCGTCTCGATTATCGGCGGGGCAGTTATCACTGAGACCATTTTTACGTATCCTGGTATTGGACAACTATTCGTTAACTCAGTAAACTCCAGAGACTATTCGGTTGTTATGGCCATTACAATGATGTTTTCCGTGCTTGTTTTAGTCGGGAACCTTGTAGCAGATATTCTCTATGGAATAGTTGACCCACGGATTCGATTGGACTAA